A DNA window from Streptococcus mutans contains the following coding sequences:
- the dapD gene encoding 2,3,4,5-tetrahydropyridine-2,6-dicarboxylate N-acetyltransferase: protein MTAQKMSAQEIIAFIGNAEKKTNVKVTFEGALAAALPENVVKLGNVLFGDWKDIEPLLANLTENKDYVVEQDGRNSAVPLLDKRNINARIEPGAIIRDQVTIEDNAVVMMGAIINIGSEIGEGTMIDMGAILGGRATVGKNSHIGAGAVLAGVIEPASADPVRIGDNVLVGANAVIIEGVQVGSGSVVAAGAIVTQDVPDNVVVAGVPARVIKEIDEKTQQKTALEDALRNL from the coding sequence ATGACTGCACAAAAAATGTCTGCGCAAGAAATCATTGCTTTCATCGGCAATGCTGAAAAGAAGACTAATGTCAAGGTGACTTTTGAAGGAGCCTTGGCTGCTGCTCTTCCTGAAAATGTTGTCAAGCTTGGCAATGTTCTTTTCGGTGATTGGAAGGACATTGAGCCGCTTCTGGCTAATTTAACAGAAAATAAAGACTATGTGGTAGAGCAGGATGGCCGCAATTCTGCAGTACCTTTGCTAGATAAACGCAACATCAATGCTCGTATTGAGCCGGGTGCCATCATTCGTGATCAAGTGACCATTGAAGATAATGCTGTGGTCATGATGGGGGCTATTATCAATATCGGTTCTGAAATTGGTGAAGGAACCATGATTGATATGGGAGCTATTCTTGGGGGTCGCGCAACTGTTGGTAAGAACAGTCACATCGGTGCAGGTGCAGTACTTGCTGGTGTCATTGAGCCCGCTTCTGCAGATCCCGTTCGTATTGGAGACAATGTTCTGGTTGGTGCCAATGCGGTTATTATTGAAGGGGTGCAAGTAGGGAGTGGTTCGGTCGTTGCAGCAGGTGCTATTGTAACTCAAGATGTCCCTGACAATGTCGTGGTAGCTGGTGTGCCTGCGCGTGTTATCAAAGAAATTGATGAAAAAACGCAGCAAAAGACTGCTTTAGAAGATGCTCTTCGTAACCTCTAA